A window from Actinomycetospora corticicola encodes these proteins:
- a CDS encoding DUF559 domain-containing protein, whose protein sequence is MGAARLRRQMQDQDGVATVRQAKDAGYSKVAIAGKIRRGEWERPAHGVLRTTDHPNTPRSRIRVAMLSVGADATLVGRSAAYWWQMTDIAPADVEVAVPKRSQPRRRPGVSVIRRDLSPSDRISVDGLLVTKKAVTVLAAVAALGLLAGAKFMDRVLQKGLVALDALLECHESSRGRHGAVVGASLLALAAGGARSEAERMAHRVLREAGITGWEADHRVMLPRHGPAVLDLAFLGQRVLVEIDGWAYHRGLRAFLHDTRRQNALVLAGWIVIRTNWHELKERPDAFVVTVRDALADRARC, encoded by the coding sequence ATGGGTGCAGCTCGACTGCGCCGCCAGATGCAGGATCAGGACGGCGTGGCCACCGTGCGGCAGGCGAAGGATGCCGGCTACTCGAAGGTGGCCATCGCCGGGAAGATCCGCCGCGGCGAGTGGGAGCGGCCGGCACACGGGGTGCTCCGGACGACCGACCACCCGAACACGCCGAGGTCCCGCATACGCGTCGCCATGCTGTCGGTCGGCGCCGACGCGACCCTCGTCGGCCGGTCCGCCGCGTACTGGTGGCAGATGACGGACATCGCGCCGGCAGACGTCGAGGTCGCCGTCCCGAAGCGCAGTCAGCCACGGCGTCGTCCGGGCGTCAGCGTGATCCGACGGGACCTGTCACCGTCCGATCGGATCTCCGTCGACGGACTCCTGGTCACGAAGAAGGCGGTCACCGTCCTGGCCGCGGTCGCCGCCCTCGGACTGCTCGCGGGCGCCAAGTTCATGGACCGGGTTCTGCAGAAGGGGCTGGTCGCCCTCGATGCGCTCCTGGAGTGCCATGAGAGCAGTCGAGGACGTCACGGTGCCGTCGTCGGCGCGTCGCTCCTGGCCCTGGCCGCCGGTGGTGCCCGGTCCGAGGCCGAACGGATGGCACACCGGGTCCTGCGGGAGGCGGGAATCACGGGATGGGAGGCCGACCACCGCGTGATGTTGCCGCGCCACGGCCCCGCCGTCCTGGACCTGGCGTTCCTGGGGCAGCGGGTGCTCGTGGAGATCGACGGCTGGGCGTACCACCGGGGCCTGCGCGCATTCCTCCACGACACCCGGCGGCAGAACGCGCTTGTGCTCGCGGGTTGGATCGTCATCCGGACGAACTGGCACGAGTTGAAGGAACGCCCCGACGCGTTCGTCGTCACGGTCCGCGATGCACTCGCCGACCGAGCCCGGTGCTGA
- a CDS encoding ABC transporter ATP-binding protein has product MREVSVRRGGNRLVTGIDWTVELDERWVVIGPNGAGKTTLLRLAAAELHPTSGLVDLLGERMGRVNVFELRERIGLASAALGTRVPGDELVLDVVRSAGYGVLGTWRETYDAVDDGRAEAMLEVLGALPLAGRAFGTLSSGERQRTLLARALMTDPELLLLDEPASGLDLGGREDLVAGLTALAADPDGPTMVMVTHHVEEIPPGFTHGMLLREGGIVAQGLLDDVMTSENLSAAFGQPLELLSRRGRFTAYRR; this is encoded by the coding sequence ATGCGCGAGGTCTCGGTGCGCCGGGGCGGGAACCGGCTGGTCACCGGCATCGACTGGACCGTGGAGCTCGACGAGCGGTGGGTCGTGATCGGCCCGAACGGCGCCGGCAAGACGACGCTGCTGCGTCTCGCGGCGGCCGAGCTGCACCCGACGTCGGGCCTGGTGGACCTGCTCGGGGAGCGGATGGGCCGGGTCAACGTGTTCGAGCTGCGGGAACGGATCGGCCTCGCCTCCGCGGCCCTCGGCACCCGGGTGCCCGGCGACGAGCTCGTGCTCGACGTCGTGCGCTCCGCGGGCTACGGCGTGCTCGGCACCTGGCGGGAGACCTACGACGCGGTCGACGACGGGCGCGCCGAGGCCATGCTCGAGGTGCTGGGCGCCCTGCCGCTGGCCGGTCGGGCCTTCGGCACGCTGTCCTCCGGCGAGCGCCAGCGCACCCTGCTCGCGCGGGCGCTGATGACCGACCCGGAGCTGCTGCTGCTCGACGAGCCGGCGTCCGGGCTCGACCTCGGCGGCCGCGAGGACCTGGTGGCGGGCCTCACCGCGCTCGCCGCCGACCCCGACGGCCCGACCATGGTGATGGTCACCCACCACGTGGAGGAGATCCCGCCGGGCTTCACGCACGGGATGCTGCTGCGCGAGGGTGGGATCGTCGCGCAGGGCCTGCTCGACGACGTCATGACCTCGGAGAACCTCTCGGCCGCCTTCGGTCAGCCGCTCGAGCTGCTGAGCCGCCGCGGTCGCTTCACCGCCTACCGGCGCTAG
- the glgX gene encoding glycogen debranching protein GlgX: MRTTSPTGTSLRGVELGEDGTLSVAVPATTTAEAVEVCLLEGSWESGRRVELVPDDGGWWRGQVAGVGAGTGYGLRVHGPWSPRTGVRTNPAKLLVDPWARRVDGNLTSLGAALAHVDDDPFGRVSAVDSAGRVPFALVPEPAPVVGKERPEVPWRDTVIYETHVRDLTMRHPEVPEHQRGTFAGVAHPAVLEHLTRLGVTTVELLPVFANAPEPSLLARGAHNHWGYSTLAYLAPEPRYASVRGQEIPEFRAMVDALHAADLEVVLDVVFNHSCEGGVGGPSLSWRGLDAPSWYQIGPDGRDIDFTGCGNTFDAGSPLVAALVLDCLRYWVTEMGVDGFRFDLASTLGRPGRSGFSRDAPLLSALASDPVLSGVKLIAEPWDATGEGYQVGGFGAVWAEWNGRYRDGVRDFWRREGAVSEIVTRLAGSSDIYWPRRGPAASVNFVTAHDGFTLRDLVSYDHKHNEANGEDNRDGTDDNRSWNGGVEGETDDPAVLELRARQTRNLLATLGLSAGTPMLLGGDELGHTQHGNNNAYCLDDETSWRSWDADPALAGFVARVFALRRSVPELRRDDFYYGHSDLPAGEVPDIVWLSETARELGAEDWGHHKETLVVRVRSSSSLLLVLHSGAGDVDVELPTWLGDTTFVPELTSGTPDGAPASVEPLAAGSSVTVPPHSFLVFRSV; encoded by the coding sequence ATGCGCACCACCAGCCCCACCGGTACCTCGTTGCGCGGCGTCGAGCTCGGTGAGGACGGCACCCTGTCGGTCGCCGTCCCCGCGACGACGACCGCCGAGGCGGTCGAGGTGTGCCTGCTGGAGGGCTCCTGGGAGTCCGGACGGCGGGTGGAGCTCGTTCCCGACGACGGGGGCTGGTGGCGCGGGCAGGTCGCGGGAGTCGGGGCGGGCACCGGATACGGCCTGCGGGTCCACGGGCCGTGGTCGCCCCGGACCGGGGTGCGCACCAACCCGGCCAAGCTCCTCGTGGACCCGTGGGCCCGCCGGGTGGACGGGAACCTCACCTCGCTCGGGGCCGCGCTCGCGCACGTCGACGACGACCCGTTCGGCCGGGTCTCCGCCGTCGACTCGGCCGGGCGGGTGCCCTTCGCGCTGGTCCCGGAGCCCGCACCCGTCGTCGGGAAGGAGCGGCCGGAGGTCCCGTGGCGGGACACGGTGATCTACGAGACCCACGTGCGTGACCTGACGATGCGGCACCCCGAGGTGCCGGAGCACCAGCGCGGCACGTTCGCCGGCGTGGCGCACCCGGCGGTGCTCGAGCACCTCACGCGGCTGGGCGTCACGACCGTCGAGCTGCTGCCGGTGTTCGCGAACGCGCCGGAGCCGTCGCTGCTGGCGCGCGGGGCGCACAACCACTGGGGCTACTCGACGCTGGCCTACCTCGCGCCGGAACCGCGCTACGCCTCGGTGCGGGGGCAGGAGATCCCGGAGTTCCGGGCGATGGTCGACGCCCTGCACGCGGCCGACCTCGAGGTCGTGCTCGACGTGGTGTTCAACCACTCCTGCGAGGGCGGGGTCGGCGGGCCGTCGCTGTCGTGGCGCGGGCTGGACGCCCCGTCGTGGTACCAGATCGGGCCCGACGGCCGGGACATCGACTTCACCGGGTGCGGCAACACCTTCGACGCCGGATCACCGCTGGTGGCGGCCCTGGTCCTCGACTGCCTGCGGTACTGGGTGACCGAGATGGGCGTGGACGGGTTCCGGTTCGACCTGGCGTCGACGCTCGGGCGGCCGGGACGCTCGGGGTTCTCGCGGGACGCGCCGTTGCTGTCGGCGCTCGCCTCGGACCCCGTGCTGTCCGGCGTCAAGCTGATCGCCGAGCCGTGGGACGCGACCGGCGAGGGCTACCAGGTCGGCGGGTTCGGCGCGGTGTGGGCGGAGTGGAACGGGCGCTACCGCGACGGCGTGCGCGACTTCTGGCGGCGCGAGGGCGCCGTGTCGGAGATCGTCACGCGGCTCGCGGGCTCCTCGGACATCTACTGGCCGCGGCGGGGTCCGGCCGCATCGGTGAACTTCGTGACCGCCCACGACGGCTTCACCCTGCGCGACCTCGTCTCCTACGACCACAAGCACAACGAGGCCAACGGCGAGGACAACCGCGACGGCACGGACGACAACCGCTCCTGGAACGGCGGGGTGGAGGGTGAGACGGACGATCCCGCCGTCCTGGAGCTGCGAGCGCGGCAGACCCGGAACCTGCTCGCCACCCTCGGGCTCTCGGCCGGCACCCCGATGCTGCTCGGCGGCGACGAGCTCGGCCACACCCAGCACGGCAACAACAACGCCTACTGCCTCGACGACGAGACGTCGTGGCGGTCGTGGGACGCCGATCCGGCCCTGGCGGGGTTCGTGGCCCGGGTGTTCGCCCTGCGTCGGTCGGTGCCCGAACTGCGCCGCGACGACTTCTACTACGGGCACTCCGACCTGCCGGCCGGCGAGGTGCCGGACATCGTCTGGCTCTCCGAGACCGCCCGCGAGCTCGGCGCCGAGGACTGGGGCCACCACAAGGAGACCCTCGTCGTCCGGGTCCGCTCGTCGTCCTCGCTGCTGCTGGTGCTGCACTCCGGAGCCGGCGACGTCGACGTCGAGCTGCCGACCTGGCTCGGCGACACGACGTTCGTGCCCGAGCTGACCTCCGGCACCCCGGACGGGGCGCCGGCGTCGGTGGAGCCGTTGGCCGCCGGCTCGTCGGTCACCGTGCCGCCGCACTCGTTCCTGGTGTTCCGCTCGGTCTGA